The following proteins are encoded in a genomic region of Variovorax paradoxus:
- the pstC gene encoding phosphate ABC transporter permease subunit PstC, translated as MSSTSLEDAPLSSLPERPVSSTFPASAATYDLAAERGRTAASPPPAKAPRSGPMADRLFGWAAKGAALLTLAMLIGILLSLIAGAWPAISKYGLGFLTSSVWDPVQNEYGGLVMIYGTLATSAIALVIAVPVSFGIALFLTELSPSWLKRPLGTAIELLAAVPSIVYGMWGLLVFGPILSTWVQQPLQKLLAGVPYLGALVSGPPVGIGILSAGIILAIMIIPFIASVMRDVFEVTPPLLKESAYGLGSTTWEVVSKVVLPYTKAGVIGGIMLGLGRALGETMAVTFVIGNMNQLNSLSVFEAANSITSALANEFAEAGAGLHQAALMYLGLVLFFITFVVLTLSKVLLAQMKKSEGTKS; from the coding sequence ATGAGCAGCACTTCGCTCGAGGACGCGCCGCTTTCGTCTTTGCCGGAGCGACCCGTGTCATCCACTTTTCCTGCTTCTGCCGCCACGTACGACCTTGCGGCCGAACGCGGCCGCACCGCTGCGTCCCCACCGCCGGCCAAGGCGCCGCGTTCCGGTCCCATGGCCGACCGGCTGTTCGGTTGGGCCGCCAAGGGCGCTGCGCTGCTGACGCTCGCGATGCTGATCGGCATTCTGCTGTCGCTGATTGCCGGCGCATGGCCCGCCATTTCGAAGTACGGCCTCGGCTTTCTCACCAGCAGCGTGTGGGATCCGGTGCAGAACGAGTACGGCGGCCTGGTCATGATCTACGGCACGCTGGCCACGTCGGCCATCGCGCTGGTGATCGCGGTGCCGGTGAGCTTCGGCATCGCGCTGTTCCTGACCGAGCTCTCGCCCAGCTGGCTCAAGCGCCCGCTGGGCACGGCCATCGAATTGCTCGCCGCCGTGCCGTCGATCGTGTACGGCATGTGGGGTTTGCTGGTGTTCGGTCCGATTCTTTCCACCTGGGTGCAGCAGCCGCTGCAGAAGCTGCTCGCCGGCGTGCCGTACCTCGGCGCGCTGGTGTCGGGCCCGCCCGTGGGCATCGGCATTCTCTCGGCCGGCATCATCCTCGCGATCATGATCATTCCGTTCATCGCCTCGGTGATGCGCGACGTGTTCGAAGTGACGCCGCCGCTGCTCAAGGAGTCGGCCTACGGGCTGGGGTCCACGACGTGGGAAGTGGTCTCGAAGGTCGTGCTGCCCTACACCAAGGCCGGCGTGATCGGCGGCATCATGCTCGGCCTCGGCCGGGCGCTCGGTGAAACGATGGCGGTCACCTTCGTGATCGGCAACATGAACCAGCTCAACTCGCTGTCGGTGTTCGAGGCGGCCAACAGCATTACCTCGGCGCTGGCCAACGAATTTGCCGAAGCCGGCGCGGGCCTGCACCAGGCCGCGCTGATGTACCTGGGCCTGGTGCTGTTCTTCATTACCTTTGTGGTGTTGACGCTCTCCAAGGTGCTGCTTGCCCAGATGAAGAAGAGCGAAGGGACCAAGTCATGA
- the pstA gene encoding phosphate ABC transporter permease PstA: MNTSTAQNLLNAKALAETRQAKFASRNRVNKIALTLSLAAMVFGVFWLVWILWETLRLGLGGLALATFTEMTPPPNEAGGIANAIFGSFVMVALATFVGTPIGIMAGIYLAEYNPKGWLASVTRFVNDILLSAPSIVIGLFVYAVVVAYFKTFSGLAGALSLALIVIPVVIRTTENMLQLVPPGLREAAYALGAPKWKVILSITLRAARAGVVTGVLLAVARIAGETAPLLFTALNNQFWTADVSQPMASLPVTIFKFAMSPYENWQQLAWAGVFLITVAVLALNILARVLTRNKL; this comes from the coding sequence ATGAATACGAGCACGGCTCAAAACCTGCTGAACGCCAAGGCTCTCGCCGAAACGCGCCAGGCCAAGTTTGCCTCGCGCAACCGGGTCAACAAGATCGCGCTCACGCTGTCGCTCGCCGCAATGGTGTTCGGCGTGTTCTGGCTCGTCTGGATCCTTTGGGAAACGCTGCGCCTGGGCCTGGGCGGCCTGGCGCTCGCCACCTTCACCGAAATGACGCCGCCGCCGAACGAAGCGGGCGGCATTGCCAACGCGATCTTCGGCTCGTTCGTGATGGTGGCGCTGGCCACTTTCGTGGGCACGCCGATCGGCATCATGGCCGGCATCTACCTCGCCGAATACAACCCGAAGGGCTGGCTTGCATCGGTCACGCGCTTCGTGAACGACATCCTGCTGTCGGCGCCGTCGATCGTGATCGGCCTCTTCGTGTATGCCGTGGTGGTGGCCTATTTCAAGACCTTCTCCGGCCTGGCGGGCGCGCTGTCGCTGGCGCTGATCGTGATTCCGGTGGTGATCCGCACTACCGAGAACATGTTGCAGCTGGTGCCGCCGGGCCTCCGTGAAGCAGCCTACGCACTGGGCGCGCCGAAGTGGAAGGTCATCCTGAGCATCACGCTGCGCGCCGCGCGTGCGGGCGTGGTCACGGGTGTGCTGCTGGCTGTGGCGCGCATCGCCGGCGAAACCGCGCCGCTGCTCTTCACCGCGTTGAACAACCAGTTCTGGACCGCCGACGTGAGCCAGCCGATGGCCAGCTTGCCGGTAACGATCTTCAAGTTCGCGATGAGCCCGTACGAAAACTGGCAACAGCTGGCCTGGGCCGGCGTGTTCCTGATCACCGTGGCCGTGCTCGCCCTCAACATCCTGGCGCGCGTGCTGACGCGCAACAAACTCTGA
- the pstB gene encoding phosphate ABC transporter ATP-binding protein PstB: MPNTVAQPSRSKISVKDLNFYYGKFHALKGINLEIPENKVTAFIGPSGCGKSTLLRTFNRMFELYPEQRAEGTIALDGENLLTSKQDVALIRAKIGMVFQKPTPFPMSIYDNIAFGVKLFENLSASEMDDRVEWALKKAALWTEVRDKLQQSGSGLSGGQQQRLCIARGIAIKPEVLLLDEPCSALDPISTAKIEELIAELKNEYTVVIVTHNMQQAARCSDYTAYMYLGDLIEFGATEQMFFKPQRKETEDYITGRFG; encoded by the coding sequence ATGCCAAACACCGTCGCACAACCGTCGCGCTCGAAGATCTCGGTCAAGGACCTGAACTTCTACTACGGCAAGTTCCACGCGCTCAAGGGCATCAATCTCGAGATCCCCGAGAACAAGGTCACGGCCTTCATCGGCCCGTCGGGCTGCGGCAAGTCGACCCTGCTGCGCACCTTCAACCGCATGTTCGAGCTCTACCCCGAGCAGCGCGCCGAGGGCACCATTGCGCTCGACGGCGAGAACCTGCTCACGTCCAAGCAGGACGTGGCGCTGATTCGCGCAAAGATCGGCATGGTGTTCCAGAAGCCCACGCCGTTCCCGATGTCGATCTACGACAACATCGCCTTCGGCGTGAAGCTGTTCGAGAACCTGAGCGCGAGCGAAATGGACGACCGCGTCGAGTGGGCCCTGAAGAAGGCCGCGCTCTGGACCGAGGTGCGCGACAAGCTGCAGCAAAGCGGCTCGGGCCTTTCCGGCGGGCAGCAGCAGCGCCTGTGCATTGCGCGCGGCATTGCCATCAAGCCCGAGGTGCTGCTGCTCGACGAGCCCTGCTCGGCGCTCGACCCGATCTCGACCGCGAAGATCGAAGAGTTGATTGCCGAACTGAAGAACGAGTACACCGTGGTCATCGTCACGCACAACATGCAGCAGGCGGCACGCTGCAGCGACTACACCGCGTACATGTACCTGGGCGACCTGATCGAGTTCGGCGCGACGGAACAGATGTTCTTCAAGCCGCAGCGCAAGGAGACCGAGGACTACATCACCGGCCGTTTCGGCTGA
- the phoU gene encoding phosphate signaling complex protein PhoU, with product MTEKHLSSQFDSELNGVSSRVMELGGMVEAQIHQAVYALLQFDPDAADRVMETEHRVNAMEIEIDRELSSIIARRQPTARDLRLLIAISKTTANLERVGDEANKIARMVKSIIESGSARALPSNELRIAADLASGLLRTALDAFARLDTAAALSILKDDDLIDKEFDGFVRKLVTYMMEDPRTISASLDLLFLAKAIERIGDHAKNIAEFIIYIVKGADVRHTSMQEIESALK from the coding sequence ATGACTGAAAAACATCTCTCCAGCCAGTTCGACAGCGAACTCAACGGCGTTTCGTCGCGCGTGATGGAGCTCGGCGGCATGGTCGAGGCGCAGATTCACCAGGCGGTGTATGCGCTGCTGCAGTTCGACCCCGATGCGGCCGACCGCGTGATGGAAACCGAGCACCGCGTCAATGCGATGGAAATCGAGATCGACCGCGAGCTGTCGTCGATCATTGCGCGGCGCCAGCCGACGGCGCGCGACCTGCGTTTGCTGATCGCCATTTCCAAGACCACGGCCAACCTCGAGCGCGTGGGCGACGAGGCCAACAAGATTGCGCGCATGGTCAAGTCGATCATCGAGAGCGGCTCGGCCCGCGCGCTGCCTTCGAACGAGCTGCGCATTGCCGCCGACCTGGCTTCGGGCCTCTTGCGTACCGCGCTCGACGCGTTCGCGCGCCTGGACACGGCCGCCGCGCTGTCGATCCTCAAGGACGACGACCTGATCGACAAGGAGTTCGACGGCTTCGTGCGCAAGCTGGTCACCTACATGATGGAAGACCCGCGCACGATCTCGGCCAGCCTCGACCTGCTGTTCCTGGCCAAGGCCATCGAGCGCATCGGCGACCACGCCAAGAACATCGCCGAATTCATCATCTACATCGTCAAGGGCGCCGATGTGCGGCACACTTCGATGCAGGAAATCGAGTCGGCGCTGAAGTAA
- the phoB gene encoding phosphate regulon transcriptional regulator PhoB produces the protein MKKPRVLIVEDESSIAELIAVNLRHNGFEPIWSEDGAAAQREIDAFLPDLILLDWMLPGQSGLQLARQWRKDARTKAVPILMLTARGDEPDKVAGLDAGADDYITKPFSTQEMLARIRAVLRRRAPEVVAERVEIGELALDTATHRVTWQGNALKVGPTEFKLLAYLMQHAERVHSRAQLLDKVWGDHVYIEERTVDVHVKRLRESLGAAAPMVETVRGAGYRLTVQVTV, from the coding sequence ATGAAGAAACCCAGAGTCCTGATCGTCGAAGACGAGTCGTCGATCGCCGAGCTGATCGCCGTCAACCTGCGCCACAACGGCTTCGAGCCGATCTGGTCGGAAGACGGCGCGGCGGCGCAACGCGAAATCGACGCCTTCCTGCCGGACCTGATCCTGCTCGACTGGATGCTGCCCGGCCAGAGCGGCCTGCAGCTCGCGCGCCAATGGCGCAAGGACGCACGCACCAAGGCGGTCCCGATCCTGATGCTGACCGCGCGCGGCGACGAGCCCGACAAGGTGGCCGGCCTCGACGCGGGTGCCGACGACTACATCACCAAGCCGTTCTCCACGCAGGAAATGCTCGCGCGCATCCGCGCCGTGCTGCGCCGCCGCGCGCCTGAGGTGGTGGCCGAGCGCGTGGAGATCGGCGAGCTTGCGCTCGACACCGCCACGCACCGCGTCACCTGGCAGGGCAATGCGCTCAAGGTGGGACCGACCGAGTTCAAGCTGCTGGCCTACCTGATGCAGCACGCCGAGCGCGTGCACAGCCGCGCGCAGTTGCTCGACAAGGTGTGGGGCGACCACGTCTACATCGAGGAGCGCACGGTCGACGTCCACGTCAAGCGCCTGCGCGAATCGCTGGGCGCTGCGGCGCCCATGGTCGAAACCGTGCGTGGTGCCGGCTATCGCCTGACGGTCCAAGTCACGGTTTGA
- the phoR gene encoding phosphate regulon sensor histidine kinase PhoR, translating into MPVRIATFLIASLVMGAGAAAVFGWKFGWLGAWLGAVLWLALDAWRAQRLLQVLRNNAAGLPTRGAGMWGELSERIRKLLRDREQQTRQAEDRLQEFLAAIQASPNGVILLDEQGRIEWCNQTAASQFGINSERDLLQHLANLVRDPAFVAYLASWNYSRDVVIDASGPGQAQQRSHPVRLSVQVHPYAGNRRMLLTRDITAVEQAEAMRRDFVANVSHEIRTPLTVLAGFVETLQNLPLDAEERARYLSLMSQQSHRMETLVNDLLTLSRLEGSAPPSGNQWIRIRALLAQCEDEGRGLSGRLAPQGHRLSFTIEAESEISGAPTELQSAMSNLLTNAIRYTPGGGEVAVTWRLLPDGRGEYAVRDTGPGIAAEHIPRLTERFYRIDRSRSRETGGTGLGLAIVKHIAQRHGAELRIESTVGKGSRFALVFPVNRVREARLLAK; encoded by the coding sequence ATGCCTGTCCGTATCGCTACTTTTCTCATAGCGTCGCTCGTGATGGGAGCGGGCGCCGCAGCCGTTTTTGGTTGGAAGTTCGGATGGCTCGGCGCCTGGTTGGGCGCGGTACTCTGGCTCGCACTGGACGCGTGGCGGGCCCAGCGCCTGCTGCAGGTGCTGCGCAACAATGCGGCGGGCCTGCCGACACGCGGAGCCGGCATGTGGGGCGAACTCTCGGAACGCATCCGCAAGCTGCTGCGCGATCGCGAGCAGCAGACCCGGCAGGCCGAAGACCGTCTCCAGGAATTCCTGGCCGCCATCCAGGCGTCTCCCAACGGCGTGATCCTGCTCGACGAGCAGGGCCGCATCGAATGGTGCAACCAGACGGCGGCGAGCCAATTCGGAATCAACAGCGAACGCGACCTCTTGCAGCACCTCGCGAACCTGGTGCGCGATCCGGCTTTCGTGGCCTACCTGGCTTCGTGGAACTACAGCCGCGACGTCGTCATCGACGCCTCCGGGCCCGGCCAAGCGCAGCAGCGCAGCCATCCGGTGCGGCTCTCGGTGCAAGTGCATCCTTATGCCGGCAACCGCCGCATGCTGCTCACGCGCGACATCACCGCGGTGGAGCAGGCAGAAGCCATGCGGCGCGATTTCGTCGCCAACGTGTCGCATGAGATCCGCACGCCGCTCACGGTGCTAGCCGGCTTTGTCGAAACCCTGCAGAACCTGCCGCTCGACGCGGAAGAGCGCGCGCGCTACCTGTCGCTGATGAGCCAGCAGTCGCACCGCATGGAAACGCTGGTGAACGACCTGCTGACGCTCTCGCGTCTCGAAGGCAGCGCGCCGCCTTCGGGCAACCAGTGGATCCGCATTCGGGCGCTGCTTGCGCAGTGCGAAGACGAGGGGCGCGGACTGTCGGGCCGGCTTGCGCCGCAGGGCCATCGCCTGTCCTTCACCATCGAGGCCGAATCCGAAATCTCGGGTGCGCCGACCGAGTTGCAAAGCGCCATGTCGAACCTGCTGACCAACGCCATCCGCTACACGCCCGGCGGCGGCGAGGTGGCGGTGACCTGGCGCCTGCTGCCCGACGGGCGCGGTGAATACGCGGTGCGCGATACCGGCCCGGGCATTGCCGCCGAGCACATTCCCCGCCTGACCGAGCGCTTCTACCGCATCGACCGCAGCCGCTCCCGGGAGACCGGCGGCACCGGGCTGGGCCTGGCGATCGTGAAGCACATCGCGCAGCGGCACGGGGCCGAACTGCGCATCGAGAGCACGGTAGGGAAGGGCTCCCGCTTTGCGCTGGTGTTTCCGGTGAACCGGGTGCGGGAAGCGCGGCTGCTAGCGAAGTGA
- a CDS encoding MATE family efflux transporter, which produces MTGERGLIARHAGTVLVGQLAVMAFGVTDTIVAGRYAESALAALSVGAAIFISVFVSLMGVLQALLPVWAELHGADRRSEVGRSVRQSLYLSGIAIAVGMVVLLFPGAALRWTQVPPEMRAGVEAYLAVLAFALPPALLFRLFSTLNQSLGKPQVVTWLQLGSLFLKLPLSIWFTFGGAGLPAMGLVGCAWATLCVNWAMLACAAWLLRSSSFYKDYRLWERIEAPDWRQIRQFASLGVPGGLAVLVEVTSFTLMALFIARLGTAAAAAHQIASNLLAVAYMVPLSLSIATSARVSFWLGAGHAARARRACRMGFELTALCALFFAGAMVALRFKLAHVYSDNPAVVTVAAALLLVVAVYHFADALQTLCVFVLRCYRVTLAPLVIYCTLLWGAGLGGSYLLAYRGLGPWPAMQSPLAFWLMGAGALAVTALLFGALLRWTMQRSLR; this is translated from the coding sequence GTGACTGGCGAACGAGGTCTGATCGCGCGGCACGCCGGCACGGTGCTGGTCGGCCAACTGGCCGTGATGGCATTCGGCGTGACCGACACCATCGTGGCCGGCCGCTACGCCGAGAGCGCGCTGGCTGCGCTGTCGGTGGGCGCGGCCATCTTCATCAGCGTGTTTGTCTCGCTGATGGGCGTGCTGCAGGCACTGCTGCCGGTGTGGGCCGAGCTGCACGGCGCCGACCGCCGAAGCGAAGTGGGCCGCTCGGTGCGGCAGTCGCTTTATCTCAGCGGCATCGCCATCGCCGTCGGCATGGTCGTGCTGCTGTTCCCCGGCGCCGCATTGCGATGGACGCAGGTGCCGCCCGAGATGCGCGCCGGCGTCGAAGCGTACCTGGCGGTGCTCGCCTTTGCGCTGCCGCCCGCCCTGCTCTTCCGCTTGTTCAGCACGCTCAATCAGAGCCTCGGCAAGCCGCAGGTCGTGACATGGCTGCAACTGGGCTCGCTGTTCCTGAAGCTGCCGCTGTCGATCTGGTTCACCTTCGGCGGCGCCGGTTTGCCGGCCATGGGCCTGGTGGGCTGCGCCTGGGCCACGCTGTGCGTGAACTGGGCCATGCTGGCGTGCGCCGCATGGCTTTTGCGCAGCAGTTCCTTCTACAAGGACTACCGGCTCTGGGAACGCATCGAAGCACCCGACTGGCGGCAGATCCGCCAGTTCGCGAGCCTGGGCGTTCCCGGCGGTCTCGCAGTGCTGGTGGAAGTGACCTCGTTCACCCTGATGGCGCTGTTCATCGCGCGGCTCGGCACGGCCGCGGCCGCCGCGCACCAGATTGCCTCCAACCTGCTCGCGGTGGCCTACATGGTGCCGCTTTCGCTGTCCATTGCCACCAGCGCGCGCGTGAGCTTCTGGCTCGGCGCCGGCCATGCCGCAAGGGCCCGCCGCGCCTGCCGCATGGGCTTCGAGCTCACGGCTCTGTGCGCCCTGTTCTTCGCGGGCGCGATGGTGGCGCTGCGCTTCAAGCTGGCCCACGTGTACTCCGACAACCCGGCCGTGGTGACAGTCGCCGCGGCGTTGCTGCTGGTGGTGGCGGTCTATCACTTTGCCGATGCCCTGCAGACGCTGTGCGTGTTCGTGTTGCGCTGCTATCGCGTCACGCTGGCACCGCTCGTCATCTACTGCACCCTGCTCTGGGGTGCCGGGCTCGGCGGGAGTTATCTGCTGGCCTATCGCGGCCTGGGGCCCTGGCCCGCAATGCAGTCGCCGCTGGCGTTCTGGCTCATGGGCGCGGGCGCCCTGGCGGTCACGGCCTTGCTGTTCGGCGCGCTGCTGCGCTGGACGATGCAGCGGTCACTTCGCTAG
- a CDS encoding type B 50S ribosomal protein L31: MAKEGIHPNYREILFVDMSNGFKFVTRSCANTKEMGKTDDGRELPLFKLDTTSESHPFYTGTQKSVDNMGGRVEKFRNRFGKTTGAASK; encoded by the coding sequence ATGGCAAAAGAAGGCATTCACCCGAATTACCGCGAAATCCTGTTCGTCGACATGTCGAACGGTTTCAAGTTCGTGACCCGTTCGTGCGCGAACACCAAGGAAATGGGCAAGACCGACGACGGCCGCGAACTGCCCCTGTTCAAGCTCGACACCACGAGCGAATCGCACCCGTTCTACACCGGCACGCAAAAGTCGGTCGACAACATGGGCGGTCGCGTCGAGAAGTTCCGCAACCGCTTCGGCAAGACGACCGGCGCTGCTTCCAAGTAA
- a CDS encoding oxidoreductase: MTSKPLRAGLVGYGFAGQTFHAPVLSAVPGLELAAVASSQPHKVHADWPGVAVVPDVAALVARADIDLVVVATPNAQHHPVAKAALEAGKHVVVDKPFTLDVAEAKELELLARRHNRVLAVYQNRRFDADYLTLKDVLASGDLGRPVYLESHFDRFRPEVRERWREQPVPGSGLWVDLGAHLVDQAVQLFGRPDTLQLDTAVLRDGALVEDYFHAVLRYESGPHAPLRVVLHATTLAAQPAPRYIVHGTRGSYVKHGVDPQEDALRAGQRPPAAGWGADPLDGELTVHGSDGVPQYRSVPTRAGNYVDYYAAVRDAILGHGPNPVPPEQAVALMELLDIGRQSAVEGRAVRIERP, translated from the coding sequence ATGACCTCTAAACCCCTGCGCGCCGGCCTCGTCGGCTACGGTTTTGCCGGCCAGACCTTCCATGCGCCCGTGCTTTCGGCTGTTCCGGGGCTCGAACTGGCGGCTGTGGCAAGTTCGCAGCCGCACAAGGTTCATGCGGACTGGCCTGGCGTGGCCGTGGTGCCCGATGTGGCCGCACTCGTGGCCCGCGCGGACATCGACCTCGTCGTGGTGGCGACGCCCAATGCCCAGCACCATCCGGTCGCCAAGGCGGCGCTCGAGGCCGGGAAACACGTGGTGGTGGACAAGCCTTTCACCCTCGATGTCGCCGAAGCCAAGGAGCTCGAATTGTTGGCCAGGCGCCACAATCGCGTCCTGGCGGTCTATCAGAACCGGCGTTTCGATGCCGACTACCTGACGTTGAAAGACGTGCTGGCGAGCGGCGATTTGGGCCGGCCGGTGTACCTGGAGTCGCATTTCGACCGTTTCCGGCCCGAAGTGCGCGAGCGCTGGCGTGAACAGCCGGTGCCGGGTTCGGGCCTGTGGGTGGACCTGGGCGCTCATCTGGTCGACCAGGCGGTGCAGCTGTTCGGCCGGCCCGACACGCTCCAGCTCGACACGGCAGTCTTGCGCGACGGCGCGCTGGTCGAAGACTATTTTCACGCCGTGCTGCGCTACGAAAGCGGCCCCCATGCGCCGCTGCGCGTGGTGCTGCACGCCACGACACTCGCGGCCCAGCCCGCGCCGCGCTACATCGTGCACGGCACGCGCGGCAGCTACGTCAAGCACGGTGTCGACCCGCAGGAAGATGCCTTGCGCGCCGGGCAGCGGCCGCCAGCCGCAGGGTGGGGCGCCGATCCGCTCGACGGCGAGCTCACGGTGCACGGCAGCGACGGCGTGCCGCAATACCGCTCCGTGCCGACGCGGGCCGGCAACTACGTCGACTACTACGCCGCGGTCCGCGACGCGATCCTCGGCCACGGCCCGAACCCGGTGCCGCCAGAGCAGGCGGTCGCGCTGATGGAACTGCTCGACATCGGCCGCCAGAGTGCCGTGGAGGGGCGCGCCGTCCGGATCGAACGCCCATGA
- the rho gene encoding transcription termination factor Rho, whose product MHLNELKALHVSEVLKQAEALEIENVGRMRKQELMFAIIKKRAKAGEQVFADGVLEILPDGFGFLRSPDTSFTASTDDIYISPSQVRRFNLHTGDMIEGEVRTPKDGERYFALTKLDKVNDGPPEQNKHKVMFENLTPLFPKEQMKLERDGVKSDENITGRIIDIIAPIGKGQRALLVAPPKSGKTVMMQHIAHAISANYPEVHMMVLLVDERPEEVTEMQRTVKGEVIASTFDEPAARHVHVAEMVIERAKRLVELKKDVVILLDSITRLARAYNNVVPSSGKVLTGGVDSNALQRPKRFLGAARNVEEGGSLTIIGTALIDTGSRMDEVIFEEFKGTGNSEIHLDRRLYEKRVFPSIQLNRSGTRREELLLAPEILQKTRILRQLMYNMDEIESMELMLKNMKATKTNVEFFDMMRRGG is encoded by the coding sequence ATGCACTTAAACGAACTCAAGGCACTCCACGTGTCTGAAGTCCTCAAGCAGGCTGAAGCGCTTGAGATCGAAAACGTCGGCCGCATGCGCAAGCAGGAGCTGATGTTCGCGATCATCAAGAAGCGCGCCAAGGCCGGCGAACAGGTCTTCGCCGACGGCGTGCTCGAAATCCTGCCCGACGGCTTCGGCTTTCTGCGCAGCCCCGACACCAGCTTCACGGCCAGCACGGACGACATCTACATCTCGCCGAGCCAGGTGCGCCGCTTCAACCTGCACACCGGCGACATGATCGAAGGCGAAGTGCGCACGCCCAAGGACGGCGAGCGCTACTTCGCGCTGACCAAGCTCGACAAGGTCAACGACGGTCCGCCCGAGCAGAACAAGCACAAGGTGATGTTCGAGAACCTGACGCCTCTGTTCCCCAAGGAACAGATGAAGCTGGAACGCGACGGCGTCAAGAGCGACGAGAACATCACGGGCCGCATCATCGACATCATCGCCCCCATCGGCAAGGGCCAGCGCGCCCTGCTGGTGGCGCCGCCCAAGAGCGGCAAGACGGTGATGATGCAGCACATCGCCCACGCCATCAGCGCCAACTACCCCGAAGTGCACATGATGGTGCTGCTGGTGGACGAGCGGCCTGAAGAAGTGACCGAAATGCAGCGCACCGTGAAGGGCGAGGTCATTGCCTCGACCTTCGACGAGCCCGCCGCGCGCCACGTGCACGTGGCCGAAATGGTGATCGAGCGCGCCAAGCGCCTGGTCGAACTCAAGAAGGATGTGGTGATCCTGCTCGACTCGATCACCCGCCTCGCCCGCGCCTACAACAACGTCGTGCCCTCGTCGGGCAAGGTGCTGACCGGCGGCGTCGACTCCAATGCGCTGCAGCGCCCCAAGCGCTTCCTGGGCGCCGCGCGCAATGTGGAAGAAGGCGGTTCGCTGACCATCATCGGCACCGCGCTGATCGACACCGGCAGCCGCATGGACGAAGTGATCTTCGAAGAGTTCAAGGGTACCGGCAACTCCGAAATCCACCTGGACCGCCGCCTGTACGAAAAGCGCGTGTTCCCGTCGATCCAGCTCAACCGCAGCGGCACGCGCCGCGAAGAGTTGCTGCTGGCTCCCGAAATCCTTCAGAAGACCCGCATTCTTCGCCAGCTCATGTACAACATGGACGAGATCGAGTCGATGGAGCTGATGCTCAAGAACATGAAGGCGACCAAGACCAATGTCGAATTTTTCGACATGATGCGTCGCGGCGGCTGA
- the trxA gene encoding thioredoxin TrxA: MASDLIKHISDSSFEADVLKSSQPVLVDYWAEWCGPCKMIAPILDEVSTAYEGKLQIAKLNVDENRDIPAKFGIRGIPTLMLFKDGQLAATKVGAMSKAQLTAFIDQQLA; the protein is encoded by the coding sequence ATGGCCAGCGACCTGATCAAACACATCTCTGATTCTTCCTTCGAAGCCGACGTGCTCAAGTCCAGCCAGCCGGTGCTGGTCGACTACTGGGCCGAATGGTGCGGTCCCTGCAAGATGATTGCGCCCATTCTGGACGAAGTGTCGACCGCCTACGAAGGCAAACTGCAAATCGCCAAGCTCAACGTCGACGAAAACCGCGACATTCCGGCCAAGTTCGGCATTCGCGGCATCCCCACGCTCATGCTGTTCAAGGACGGCCAGCTGGCCGCCACCAAGGTCGGCGCCATGAGCAAGGCGCAACTCACGGCGTTCATCGACCAGCAGCTCGCCTGA